One stretch of Sinomonas terrae DNA includes these proteins:
- a CDS encoding aldo/keto reductase, whose protein sequence is MTEQTRTLGTVSPLTVSSMGLGCMGMSEFYGAPDEASGIETIHRALDLGITFIDTADMYGPFTNEKLVGRAISGRRDEVQLATKFGNVRGENGERLGINGSPEYVRSACDASLARLGVDHIDLYYQHRVDQKVPIEETVGAMAELVEAGKVRHLGLSEASPQTIRRAHAVHPITALQTEYSLFTRDLEDEILPTIRELGIGLVPYSPLGRGILTGRLTAESLSKEGDARSSRYFPRFQGEALEENLRLVDQIKAIAEQKGVTPGQIALAWVLAQGDDVVPIPGTKRVKYLEENAAARDIRLSGDDLRALEEAVPRGAVVGSRYGDMSSIDQG, encoded by the coding sequence ATGACTGAGCAGACGCGAACCCTCGGTACCGTTTCCCCTCTGACTGTTTCCTCCATGGGCCTCGGCTGCATGGGGATGTCCGAGTTCTACGGAGCGCCGGACGAGGCCTCGGGCATCGAAACCATCCACCGCGCACTCGACCTCGGCATCACGTTCATCGACACGGCTGACATGTACGGGCCGTTCACGAACGAGAAGCTCGTGGGCCGGGCGATTTCCGGCCGACGCGACGAGGTCCAGCTCGCGACCAAGTTCGGCAACGTGCGCGGTGAGAACGGCGAACGGCTCGGCATCAACGGAAGCCCCGAGTATGTGCGCTCGGCCTGCGATGCCTCGCTCGCCCGGCTCGGCGTGGACCACATCGACCTCTACTACCAGCACCGGGTCGATCAGAAGGTCCCAATCGAGGAGACTGTGGGCGCGATGGCGGAGCTCGTCGAGGCCGGCAAGGTTCGTCACCTCGGCCTCTCGGAGGCTTCCCCGCAGACCATTCGCCGTGCGCATGCCGTGCACCCGATCACTGCCCTGCAGACGGAATACTCGCTCTTCACGCGTGACCTCGAAGACGAGATCCTTCCGACAATCCGCGAGCTCGGCATCGGCCTCGTGCCGTACTCCCCGCTGGGCCGCGGGATCCTCACGGGCCGCCTCACAGCCGAGTCGCTCTCGAAGGAAGGCGATGCGCGCAGCAGCCGCTACTTCCCACGGTTCCAGGGTGAGGCGCTTGAGGAGAACCTCCGGCTCGTCGACCAGATCAAGGCGATCGCCGAGCAGAAGGGCGTGACCCCGGGCCAGATCGCTCTCGCGTGGGTCCTAGCTCAGGGCGACGACGTGGTGCCGATTCCCGGAACCAAGCGGGTCAAGTACCTCGAGGAGAACGCGGCCGCCCGCGATATCCGCCTCTCCGGCGACGACCTCAGGGCCCTCGAGGAAGCCGTGCCGCGGGGCGCCGTCGTCGGCTCCCGCTACGGCGACATGAGCAGCATCGACCAAGGCTGA